GTGTGCATTCACCTGCTTCAGCCAGTCGGCAGTGTCGGGAAGGAGCGTGCGGCGCTGGCGTTTCAGGCGCAGCAGGCCATTCATGTGGCCTTGTACGGGGTTGAGGAAGTCGAGGTGGCGCCGCGCAAGCAGGCACGGGCTGCATGATTGGTCTTGCCTGTACTGGCCTCATCGCCGGCAAGCCGGCTCCCACAGGATCACCACAGCTTTGCAGACAGGTGGCACATCTGTGGGAGCCGGCTTGCCGGCGATGCGGCACAAAGGATCAGCGCTCGGCCATCCGCCCCGCCGCCGCAAATGCCTGCAATTGCGGATAAAACTCGCGGAAATCCGCCAGCAACGGCTCGTACAACCGCTCCAGCTCGCCCATCACCCCCGTCAGGCCCTCCGGCCGCGACAAGCGCCGGGCAATCCCTTTGAACACCTGCTCCAGGGTGTCGAAATCGCCATACGCCCCCAACCAGTCATCCGCCGCCATGAACGGTGCAATCCGTGCCAGCCGCCCAGGCAACTCGGGCTCCGCCAGCAACACCCGGTAGAAATCATCCGTGAACTGCGCCAGCGGCTGTTCGGCGTAATCCCCCCAGTGTCGCGCCAGGCAATGGTCGAAGAACACATCCAGCACGATCCCGGCAAAGCGCCGCCGCTCGCGGGGAAAACGCGCGAGCGCTGCCAATACCAACGGGTGCTGGTCGGTGTAGCTGTCGATATGCCGGTGCAGGCGTATCGCCGCCTCCAACGCAGGCGGAAAACGCCCTTCCAGCGAGCCTTTGACGAAGTCGCCATAGAGGCTGCCAAGTAGCTGTTGCGGCGCAGGGCCGCCCAGGTGCAGGTGTGCGAGGTAGTTCATGCCCGCAGTTTAGCACTGGCATTTGCCATATCGTTATAACGCGATATAGCGATTCGTGCTCAGCTAAGCGCTAATCCATATTTCAATATCGCGATGTATCGATTTATATTTCGTCTCATCGCGATATACCGGTACATCACCCGTGACGACCATGCCCCTTGATCTCGACGAAATCATCAAAGCCCTGGCCCACCCGGTCCGGCGCGAAATACTCCACTGGCTGAAGGACCCGGACGCGCAATTCCCTGACCAGCACCACAGCACTGAACACGGTGTCTGTGCCGGGCAGATCGATCAGCGCTGCGGCCTGTCGCAGTCGACCGTCTCCGCCCACCTGGCCACCTTGCAACGGGCAGGTCTGATCAGCAGCCAGAAGATCGGCCAATGGCACTTCTTCAAACGCAACGAAACCACCATTCAGGCGTTCCTCGAACAACTGCGCCAAGCACTCTGACAAGGCAGGTAACTTTCATGACCACGCTTTTCGATCCGATCACGCTGGGCGACGTGCAATTGCCCAACCGCATCATCATGGCGCCGCTGACCCGCTGCCGCGCCGACGAAGGCCGGGTGCCCAACGCCCTGATGGCCGAGTACTACGTTCAGCGCGCCAGCGCCGGCCTGATCCTCAGCGAAGCCACTTCGGTTTCGCCGATGGGCGTCGGCTACCCGGACACCCCCGGCATCTGGAACGACCAGCAGGTGCGCGGCTGGAACAATGTCACCAAGGCCGTGCACGGTGCTGGCGGGCGCATCTTCCTGCAGTTGTGGCACGTGGGCCGTATCTCCCACCCCAGCTACCTGAATGGCGAGCTCCCGGTTGCGCCCAGTGCGATCCAGCCCAAGGGCCATGTCAGCTTGGTGCGCCCGATCACCGAATACCCCACTCCGCGTGCGCTGGAAACCGAAGAGATCGCCGACATCGTCGAGGCCTACCGCAGCGGCGCCGAAAACGCCAAGGCAGCAGGCTTCGATGGTGTGGAAATCCATGGTGCCAACGGCTACCTGCTCGACCAGTTCTTGCAGAGCAGCACCAACCAGCGCACCGACCGCTACGGTGGCTCGCTGGAGAACCGCGCGCGGCTGCTGCTGGAAGTGACCGACGTGGCCATCGAGGTGTGGGGTGCGGGGCGCGTGGGTGTGCATCTGGCGCCGCGAGCCGACTCGCATGACATGGGTGATGCCGACCGTGCGCAAACCTTCACTTACGTGGCGCAGGAACTGGGCAAGCGTGGCATCGCCTTCATCTGCTCGCGGGAGAAGGAAGCGGATGACAGCATCGGCCCGCTGATCAAGGAAGCGTTCGGCGGCCCGTATATCGTCAACGAGCGGTTCGACAAGGCCAGTGCCAATGCCGCGTTGGCCAATGGTCGGGCGGATGCGGTGGCGTTCGGCGTGCCGTTCATTGCCAACCCTGATCTGCCAGCGCGCTTGGCGGCCGATGCGCCGTTGAACCAGGCGCATCCGGAGACGTTCTATGCAAAGGGGCCGGTGGGGTATATCGATTATCCGCGCCTGTAAGTGAGATAGCTGGGGCCGCCTTGCGGCCCAATCGCCGGCAAGCCGGCTCCCACAGACTGGTGATGTAGCTGTGGGAGACGTTCTATGCAAAGGGGCCGGTGGGGTATATCGATTATCCGCGCCTGTAAATGAGATAGCTGGGGCCGCCTTGCGGCCCAATCGCCGGCAAGCCGGCTCCCACAGACTGGTGATGTACCTGTGGGAGCCGGCTTGCCGGCGATAGCGGCTCAGGGAATATCAAGGCCGAGCATTGATCTGCTGCTGCAAATTCTGAATTTGGCTCTGAAGGGTATTGATGCTGCGGGTTGTCTGCCCACGAAACGCATCGAACTCCTGCACCGAAGCACCACCCGAAGCCGCTGCCGGTCGGTTGTCGGCCTGGCTCTTCAATACCAGCACATCCTGCTCCAGGCTCTCGATCGCTGCCTTCTGGTTACCCTGTTTCTTCAGCGCCGCCACTTCATCGTTCAGGCTCTTGAGCTGACCATCCAGCTTGCCGCCGTCCACCTGCCCCGATTTCAGCGCTGCCAGCTCGCCATTAACCGCCTTCAACTGTGCCTGTAGCTGCGTCTGAAGTTCGGTCACTACCTTTTGTTGTTCACGGGTATCGGCCAGCACCTGCTCCAGGCGCTTGCCCAGGTCGCCCGCCTGCCCGGCCACGCCCTGCTGCTGCTTGCCCTGCTCGGCCAGGCTGGCCTGCAGTTGGCGGATCTGCAGCTTCAACGCCTCACTGCCGGTATTGACCGTGGACTCACTGGCATCGACCTTGCCGCTGATGGCCTGCAAACGCCCGGCAGCTTCTTCACTGATGCGTGCAAAGCTTTCCTGGGTAGCCACCAGTTGTTGCTCCATCAGCGAAATCTGCTGGAAACTCCACCAGCCCAGGCCCGCCAGTGCGATGAACGATGCGCCCAGCAGCGCCCAGAGGGGGCCTGTGCTGACTGGCTTCGCGGCTTTCTGACGGCTGCGCGAAACGTGCGCCGGCAGCAGTTCGTCGTCATCAGGAGTACCGGCCCGCAGAGTGGGCACGTCATCGAAATCGTCGTGGGCATCGTTACGCATAGGTGGGGTCAACCGCAGTAGTAGCAAAGAGGCATTAGTATAAACCGCTCGCGCGGCGCTCAGATGACCATCATCAGTCGGCCAGGTTCACTGGCCAAGCGGCTGGTGCTTCCACCAGGCGCAGAATTCATCCAGCGCCGTCCACAGGCTGACCTTGGGCTGGTAGTCCAGATACTGCCGGGCACGGCTGATGTCCAGGGTGAAATCGCGGCTCATCACCTGCATCCCCAGGCGCGACAAGGTTGGCTGCGGGCGCCCGGGCCAGAGCATGCACGCCCCCTCGTTCAGTGCCGCCAGGCTGTAGGCCAGGCCGTAGGAACGGTAACGGGTAACCTGCGGCAGGTGCATTTGCCGCATGACGTAGTTCACCACATCCCACAACGGCAGAGGGTGACCGTTGCTGATGTTGTAGGCCTGACCCAGGGCACGGTCGTCGGCGAACAGCGCACTGAGCAGCGCTTCGTTGAGGTTGTGCACGCTGGTGAAGTCGACCTTGTTCAGACCATTGCCGATGATCGCCACACGGCCCTTGCGCTGCATCTGCATCAAGCGTGGGAAGAGGCTCGCATCCCCTGCCCCGGTGACGAAGCGCGGGCGCAGCGCCAGCACTTCCAGGCCGAACTCCTGGGCACCGAACACTTTCTGCTCGGCCAGGTGCTTGGTCAGCGCATAGTGGCCATGGAAGCGGCGCGGAACCTGGTCTTCCCGGACATCCAGGCGCGACCGGCCGTTGAAGTAGATCGACGGCGAAGACAAGTGCACCAGGCGGCGCACATGTTCCTTCAGGCACCCCTCGACGATGTTTTCGGTAACTACCACGTTGCCCTGATGGAAGTCCTGATAGCGCCCCCAACTGCCCACCGCGCCTGCGCAATGCACCACCGCCTCGACGCCCTGGCACAGGCGCCGGGCCAGCTCGGCATCGCCCAGGTCGCCGGGGATGAACTGCGCGCCGCGCTTGACCAGGTGCTCCACACCCTCGGCACGCCGGCCGCTGACCCGCACGTCCAGGCCCTGCTCCAGGGCAAAGCGCGCAAAGCGCCCACCGATGAAGCCGCTCGCGCCAGTGACCAGAATTCGCATGTATGACTCCGCCTTGATTTCAGATGCAACAGACGCCAGCCGCGGCTACAAGGGCACCAGCCAGTGCCGTGCCGTATGCCGCAAATGCTCGGTCAGTTGCGCGAGCAATTGCCCGCCATTGCGCCAATGATGCCAGTACAAAGGCACGTCGATGGGAGTATCGGCGCAGATTTCCACCAGTTTCCCGTTGGCCAATTGCTCGCGGGCCTGCAACTCGGGCACCAGGCCCCAGCCCAGGCCGGCCTCGGTCATGCGCAGGAAGCCTTCGGAAGATGGGCACAGGTGGTGCAGGAAGCCGTCCTGAATCCCCAGCGAAGCCAGGTAACGATGCTGCAGGAAATCGTCCGGGCCATAGACGATGGCCGGCGTACGGGCCAGGCGCTGTACCTCGAACCCCCGTGGGAAATACCGCGCCATGAACCCTGGGCTGGCCAGCGCCCGGTAGCGCATGGCCCCCAACGGCAGGCTACGTGCCCCCGCCACCGGTCGCTCGCTGCCGCACAGGCACGCCGCCACGTCACCTGCGCGCATTCGCTTGAGGCCAACCTCCTGGTCTTCCACAACCAAGTCGGTCAACAACTGATGCTCGGCGCAGAATGCGCCCACCGCGCCGGCCCACCAGGTCGCCAGGCTATCGGCGTTGAGGGCGATGCGCAGGCGCTCGGGCATGCCCTCCTCATCCAAGGCCGGGACCTGGCGTTGCAGGTCACGCTCGAGCAGGCGCACCTGCTGCACATGGTTGAGCAACTGGCGGCCCACCTCGGTCGGGCTCGGCGGCGCGGCGCGCACCAGCACCGGCTGGCCGACCCGTGCTTCGAGCAGTTTGATACGTTGGGAGATGGCCGATTGCGACAGCCCCAGCACCTGCGCGGCGCGCTCGAACCCGCCTTGCTCGATCACCGCCGCGAGGGCGGCCAGCAGCTTGTAGTCGAACATCGATTTTCCTAATGACGGATCAGCGTTATTTGTTTTTCTTATACATCCTCAATCCGCACAATGGCCACATCTTCTTTGGAGTACCTGCCATGTGGCAAAGCTATTTGAACGGCATGTTGGTGGCCTTCGGCCTGATCATGGCCATCGGTGCGCAGAACGCCTTCGTTCTCGCCCAGAGCCTTCGGCGTGAACATCACCTGCCGGTGGCGTTATTGTGCATCGTCTGTGACGCCATACTGGTGGCGGCCGGGGTATTCGGCCTGGCCACGGTGCTGGCGCACAACCCGACGCTGCTGGCCATCGCTCGCTGGGGCGGCGCGGTGTTCCTGATCTGGTATGGCGCCAAGGCGTTGCGCAGCGCCTGTTCGAAACAGAGCCTGCAACACCAGGAAGGCCAAGGCATGCGCTCGCGCCGCGCAGTGCTGCTCAGTGCCCTGGCAGTGACGCTGCTCAACCCCCATGTGTACCTGGACACCGTGCTGCTAATTGGCTCGCTGGGCGCCCAGCAGACCGTGCCCGGCGCCTATGTGGCCGGTGCCGCCAGTGCCTCGGCACTGTGGTTCACCACCCTGGCAGTTGGCGCGGCGTGGCTGGCGCCCTGGCTGGCCCGTCCCACTACCTGGCGCATGCTCGACCTGATGGTGGCGGTAATGATGTTCGCCGTGGCGGCCCAGTTGATCTTTACCTGACCTCTAGGCCTCATCGCCGGCAAGTCGGCTCCCACAGACAACGGCGCTGGCTGTACCTGTGGCAGCCGGCTTGCCGGCGATGAGGCTCGCGCAGGCGCCAGCCCGCCACCGCCGGTCGGCGTTCGCCAACCGCTCTGGAACCTCTATTCCCTATCTTTGTTGCGTGGTTATGCGCCGGGGCTGGTGCTATGATCCAGCCCTTGCGTCGCAAAGAGTACAAACTCGCCGACGCACTTAGGGCCGCCCGTGATCGGCCTTGCGCAAACCGCGAACTAGACCTGAATCAGGAGATCCACCATGGCTTTTGAATTGCCGCCGCTGCCATACGCCCACGATGCTCTGCAGCCGCACATCTCCAAGGAAACCCTGGAGTATCACCACGACAAGCACCACAACACCTATGTCGTGAACCTGAACAACCTGGTCCCAGGCACCGAATTCGAAGGCAAGACCCTGGAAGAGATCGTCAAGACCTCTTCGGGCGGCATCTTCAACAACGCCGCTCAAGTCTGGAACCATACCTTCTACTGGAACTGCCTGGCGCCAAACGCCGGTGGCCAACCGACCGGTGCCCTGGCTGAAGCCATCAACGCCGCTTTCGGTTCCTTCGACAAGTTCAAGGAAGAGTTCACCAAGACTTCGGTGGGCACCTTCGGTTCCGGCTGGGGCTGGCTGGTTAAGAAAGCTGACGGTTCCCTGGCCCTGGCCAGCACCATCGGCGCCGGCTGCCCGCTGACCAGCGGCGACACCCCGCTGCTGACCTGCGACGTCTGGGAACACGCCTACTACATCGACTACCGCAACCTGCGTCCGAAGTACGTCGAGGCGTTCTGGAACCTGGTCAACTGGAAGTTCGTTGCCGAGCAGTTCGAAGGCAAGACCTTCACGGCCTGATTCTTTCAGCCTTGATCCAGAAACCCGGCCTTGTGCCGGGTTTTTTTATGGGGATTCAGAGCTTGGCCGAGTGCAACGGACGGCGTTCCGTCTCGAGATCATCGCAACGCTCAAACCATGCCCAAATCTCTTGCTCCCCCCGCATAGCGCGCTAACATCAATCGTCTGGACAATCGCTACAGCGTTCTCAAGTTGCAGGGTGAGGCAACCGATACACTGCTCAGGAGAGCCGCACCGGCCGATAGTGTATTGCCAACGCCGGTGGCAAAATGATGCCACGGACATGGATTAAGGAAACCCCATTGAAGCTGGAATTGCGCAACAGCTTGTCGGTCAAGTTGCTCAGGGTCGTGCTCCTTTCGGCGCTGGCGGTCGGTGTCGTGCTCAGTTGCGCGCAGATCGTCTACGACACCTACAAGACCCGCCAGGCCGTCAACAATGACGCCCAGCGCATCCTCGACATGTTCCGAGATCCCTCGACCCAGGCGGTGTACAGCCTCGATAGGGAAATGGGCATGCAAGTGATGGAAGGCCTGTTCCAGGACGAATCGGTACGCCAGGCCTCCATCGGCCATCCCAACGAAACCATGCTTGCCGAAAAATCACGCCCGCTGCAGGACATGTCCATGCGCTGGCTTACCGACCTGATTCTGGGTCAAGAACGCACCTACACCACCCAGTTGGTCGGCCGCGGCCCTTACAGCGAGTATTACGGCGACTTGAGCATCACCCTCGACACCGCCTCCTACGGTGAAGACTTCCTGGTCAACGCCATCATCATCTTCGTGTCCGGCGTGCTGCGTGCCCTGGCCATGGGCCTGGTGCTTTACCTGGTCTACCACTGGCTGCTGACCAAACCCCTGTCGAAGATCATCGAACACCTCACCCAGATCAACCCCGACCGGCCCAGCCAGCACCAGATCCCGCTGCTCAAGGGGCACGAGAAGAATGAACTGGGCATATGGGTCAACACCGCCAACCAGTTGCTGGCCTCGATCGAACGTAACACCCACTTGCGCCACGAGGCCGAGAACAGCCTGCAGCGCATGGCCCAGTACGACTTCCTCACCGGGCTGCCCAACCGCCAGCAATTACAGGAGCAGCTCGACAAGATCCTCGCCGACGGTGCCCGCTTGCAGCACCGTGTGGCCGTGTTGTGCGTGGGGCTGGACGACTTCAAGGGTATCAACGAGCAGTTCAGCTACCAGGTGGGCGACCAGCTTCTGCTCGCCCTGGCCGACCGCTTGCGCGCTCACAGCGGCCGCCTGGGTGCCCTGGCGCGCCTGGGCGGCGACCAGTTCGCCCTGGTCCAGGCCAACATCGAGCAGCCCTACGAAGCAGCAGAGCTGGCCCAGAGCATCCTTGACGACCTTGAAGCGCCATTCGGCCTCGACCACCAGCAGATACGCCTGCGCGCCACCATCGGCATCACCTTGTTCCCGGAGGATGGTGACAGCACCGAGAAGCTGCTGCAGAAGGCCGAGCAGACCATGACCTTGGCCAAGGCCCGTTCGCGCAACCGCTACCAGTTCTACATTGCCAGTGTCGACAGCGAAATGCGCCGGCGCCGCGAGCTGGAAAAAGACCTGCGCGAAGCCTTGCCGCGCAACCAGTTCTACCTCGTATACCAACCGCAGATCAGCTACCGCGACCACCGCGTGGTCGGTGTCGAAGCCTTGCTGCGCTGGCAGCACCCGGAGCTGGGCATGGTCCCGCCCGACCAGTTCATCCCGCTGGCCGAGCAGAATGGCAGCATCATCAGCATCGGCGAATGGGTGCTCGACCAGGCCTGTCGGCAACTGCGCGAATGGCACGACATGGGCTTCAGCGAGCTGCGCATGGCAGTCAACCTTTCCACCGTGCAGCTTCACCACAACGAACTGCCACGGGTGGTCAACAACCTGCTGCAGGCCTACCGCCTGCCCACCCGCAGCCTGGAGCTGGAGGTGACGGAAACCGGCCTGATGGAAGATATCAGCACCGCCGCCCAGCACCTGCTCAGCCTGCGCCGCTCGGGGGCGATGATTGCCATCGATGACTTCGGCACCGGTTACTCGTCGCTGAGCTACCTGAAATCGCTGCCACTGGACAAGATCAAGATCGACAAAAGCTTCGTCCAGGACCTGCTGGACGACGATGACGACGCCACCATCGTTCGCGCCATCATCCAGCTGGGCAAGAGCCTGGGCATGCAGGTGATCGCCGAGGGTGTGGAAACTGCCGAGCAGGAAAGCTACATCATTGCTCAGGGCTGCCACGAAGGTCAGGGCTACCACTACAGCAAGCCGTTGTCAGCGCGCGAGCTGACCCATTTCCTCAAGCAGGCGCAGCGCAATCAGGTGTCGGTGCTGTAACCCTGCCCCATTCGTTAAAGGCTTGGACGCTCTTTTACATGAATTGCGCGCCGGCCCCTTTACAGCAAATGCAAATCTTTCGCATGATGTTGCCGTTTCGCGTGCCACGGCGCACGGCACAACCCTTGGTCCAACCACACGACGCAGGAAAACCAATAATGATTCGAATGCCTCTGGCCTCCGCCAGTCTGCTGGCCATCGCCATCGCCCTCGCCGGTTGCGGCGAAGGCAAGGATGACAAGGCTGCCGCCCCGCAAGCTCAGGCACCTGCTGCCGCCAGCACCACCGCTGCGGCGCCTGGGGCTGTCGATGAAGCGGCCGGCAAGGCCGTGGTCAAGCATTACACCGACATGGTCTATACCGTGTACAGCGACTCGCTGAGCACCGCCAAGACCCTGCAAAGCGCCGTCGACGCGTTCCTCGCCAAGCCCAACGACGACACCTTGAAAGCCGCCAAGGCTGCCTGGGCCGCCGCACGCGTCCCTTACCTGCAGAGTGAGGCGTTCCGCTTCGGCAACACCATCATCGACGACTGGGAAGGCCAGGTGAACGCCTGGCCCCTGGACGAAGGCCTGATCGACTACGTCGACAAGAGCTACGAGCACGCCCTGGGCAACCCCGCGGCCAGCGCCAACATCATCGCCAACACCGAGATCCAGGTCGGCGAAGAGAAGGTCGACGTCAAGGACATCACGCCCGAGAAGCTGGCCAGCCTGAACGAACTGGGCGGCTCCGAAGCCAACGTCGCCACCGGCTACCACGCCATCGAATTCCTGCTGTGGGGCCAGGACCTCAACGGCACCGGCCCTGGCGCGGGTGCTCGCCCGGCTTCGGACTACCTCGAAGGCAAAGGCGCCACCGGCGGCCACAACGAGCGTCGCCGCGCCTATCTGAAGGCCGTGACCGACCTGCTGGTGAAAGACCTCGAAGAGATGGTCGGTAACTGGGCACCGAACGTCGCCGACAACTACCGCGCCACCCTGGAAGCCGAACCCGTGGCCGACGGCCTGCGCAAGATGCTGTTCGGCATGGGCAGCCTGTCGCTGGGCGAACTGGCCGGCGAGCGCATGAAAGTCTCGCTGGAAGCCAACTCGCCGGAAGACGAGCAGGACTGCTTCAGCGACAACACCCACTACTCGCACTTCTACGACGCCAAGGGTATCCGCAACGTCTACCTGGGCGAGTACACCCGTGTCGACGGCACCAAGCTGACCGGCCCGAGCCTGTCGTCGCTGGTGGCCAAGGCCGACCCGGCAGCCGACGCAGCCCTGAAGGCCGACCTGGAAAACACCGAAGCGAAGATCCAGGTGATCGTCGACCACGCCCTCAAGGGTGAGCACTACGACCAGCTGATCGCCGCCGACAACGCTGCCGGCAACCAGATCGTGCGTGATGCCATCGCTTCGCTGGTCAAGCAGACCGGTGCCATCGAGCAGGCTGCTGGCAAGCTGGGTATTGCCAACCTGAACCCGGATACCGCCGATCACGAATTCTGATTCGGACAGTTGTGGTTCGGAAAGAGGCGGCCTTCGGGTCGCCTTTTTCATGTTCCGGCCCTATCGCCGGCATGCCGGCCTCCGCAGGGGGAGCACAAGGCTTGAGGCCTGTGGTGTTCCCTGTGGGAGCCAACTTGCCGGCGATAGGGCCAGACCTGCCAGCAATTTCATCTGGCAATTGCAAATTGCTCTTATTCAAACATCCCTGTCCTGCTAAGCTTGCACGCCGGTTTTTAGTCCACGCCCAGGATTGTGCATGTCCTCGTCGCTGTCCCGACTCTCTCCCCTGCTGCTGGCCCTCGCCCTCGCTGCCTGTGACGACGCCCCGCGTTTCACTCAGGCCGAGCCGGGCGAAGCGTTGTCGGCTGGCCAGGCAACCGTACAGCGCAGCGACCGTAATGCCTTTTCCCTGCCCTCGGCCAACCTGACGCCAGAGCGTCGCCTGGACTTCGCCGTGGGCAACAGCTTCTTCCGTAACCCTTGGGTGATCGCCCCGTCCACCACCACTGCACGTGACGGCCTAGGCCCGCTGTTCAACACCAACGCCTGCCAGAACTGCCACGTGCGCGACGGCCGCGGCCATCCGCCCGAGCCTGGCGACAGCAACGCGGTATCGATGTTGGTGCGTCTGTCCATTCCCGACCAGCCGTACCTGGCCAAACAGATCGAGCGCCTGGGCGTGGTCCCCGAGCCGGTCTATGGCACCCAGCTGCAAGACATGGCCATCCCCGGTGTAGAACCCGAGGGCAAGGTGCGCGTGAGCTACACCACCCAAACCGTCAACTTCAAGGACGGTCACCCAGTCGAATTGCGCCGCCCTGCCCTGCAGATCACCCAGCTCGGCTACGGGCCGATGCACCCCGATACCCGCTTCTCGGCCCGCGTGGCGCCACCGATGATCGGCTTGGGCTTGCTCGAAGCCATTCCCGAGGCCGACATCCTGGCCAACGAAGACCCCGACGATCGCAACCGCGACGGCATTCGCGGCCGCGCCAACCGGGTGTGGGACGACGCCCAGGGCAAGACCGTGGTCGGCCGCTTCGGCTGGAAGGCCGGGCAGCCCAACGTCAAGCAACAGAACGTGCATGCCTTTGCCGGCGACATGGGCCTGACCAGCACCCTGCAACCCAAGGACGACTGCACCCAGGCGCAAACCGCCTGCCTGGCAGCGCCCAATGGCGATGGTGCCGGCGACGAGAAGGAAGTCAGCGACAACATCCTGCGCCTGGTGACTTTCTACACCCGCAACCTCGGCGTGCCTGCCCGCCGTGACGTGGGTGCGCCGCAAGTGCTGGCCGGCAAGAACCTGTTCTTCCAGGCCGGCTGCCAGGGCTGCCACACCCCGCAGTTCACCACCGCCCGAGACGCCGCCGAACCGGAACTGGCCGGGCAGGTGATCCGCCCCTACAGCGACCTGCTGCTGCACGACATGGGCCCCGGTCTTGCCGACGAGCGTACCGAATTCGCCGCCAACGGCCAGGACTGGCGCACACCGCCGTTGTGGGGTATCGGCCTTACCGAGGCGGTCAGTGGCCACACCCAGTATCTGCATGACGGCCGCGCCCGCAACCTGCTCGAAGCCGTGCTCTGGCACGGCGGTGAAGCCCAGGCGGCGCGCGACCATGTATTGACCTTCAATGCCGAACAGCGCGCCGCGCTGCTGGCGTTCCTGAACTCACTTTAAAACGCGCAAGGAGCCGGGCATGTTCCGACCCAAACTGTTGTTCACCAGCCTCGCCGCACTCGCTCTTGGGGCCTGCTCGCCGCAGGATCCACAGGCCGTGACCTCCGCTGCCATCGCCAAGCAGGTGATCCTGCCGACCTACAGCCGCTGGGTCGAAGCCGACCGCCAGCTGGCCAGCAGCGCCCTGGCTTACTGCGAAGGCAAGGCAAGCCTGGAAACCGCGCGCGCCGACTTCCTCAAC
The Pseudomonas sp. KU43P genome window above contains:
- a CDS encoding imelysin family protein: MIRMPLASASLLAIAIALAGCGEGKDDKAAAPQAQAPAAASTTAAAPGAVDEAAGKAVVKHYTDMVYTVYSDSLSTAKTLQSAVDAFLAKPNDDTLKAAKAAWAAARVPYLQSEAFRFGNTIIDDWEGQVNAWPLDEGLIDYVDKSYEHALGNPAASANIIANTEIQVGEEKVDVKDITPEKLASLNELGGSEANVATGYHAIEFLLWGQDLNGTGPGAGARPASDYLEGKGATGGHNERRRAYLKAVTDLLVKDLEEMVGNWAPNVADNYRATLEAEPVADGLRKMLFGMGSLSLGELAGERMKVSLEANSPEDEQDCFSDNTHYSHFYDAKGIRNVYLGEYTRVDGTKLTGPSLSSLVAKADPAADAALKADLENTEAKIQVIVDHALKGEHYDQLIAADNAAGNQIVRDAIASLVKQTGAIEQAAGKLGIANLNPDTADHEF
- a CDS encoding di-heme oxidoredictase family protein → MSSSLSRLSPLLLALALAACDDAPRFTQAEPGEALSAGQATVQRSDRNAFSLPSANLTPERRLDFAVGNSFFRNPWVIAPSTTTARDGLGPLFNTNACQNCHVRDGRGHPPEPGDSNAVSMLVRLSIPDQPYLAKQIERLGVVPEPVYGTQLQDMAIPGVEPEGKVRVSYTTQTVNFKDGHPVELRRPALQITQLGYGPMHPDTRFSARVAPPMIGLGLLEAIPEADILANEDPDDRNRDGIRGRANRVWDDAQGKTVVGRFGWKAGQPNVKQQNVHAFAGDMGLTSTLQPKDDCTQAQTACLAAPNGDGAGDEKEVSDNILRLVTFYTRNLGVPARRDVGAPQVLAGKNLFFQAGCQGCHTPQFTTARDAAEPELAGQVIRPYSDLLLHDMGPGLADERTEFAANGQDWRTPPLWGIGLTEAVSGHTQYLHDGRARNLLEAVLWHGGEAQAARDHVLTFNAEQRAALLAFLNSL